The proteins below are encoded in one region of Nitrospira sp.:
- a CDS encoding nucleotidyltransferase — protein sequence MTTHAEQVILKVLIGSQAHGLAGTGSDADYRSVFVVPTEELFRVGFKPHGPRMTKGSGDETAWEVGVFLSLAIDCYPLALETLVAPTVSADEWGHALRELFPSLWSPHQAYEAFLSYAHNQRKKFLEKKDGRPAKYAAAYLRVLYNLCELLERGSFTVRILDTPVGPDVARLKTGDYRIGEVIDLGERWTEEAGARLARCRHQGNPKAVDEFAIALRRAFLT from the coding sequence ATGACGACGCACGCCGAACAGGTCATTCTCAAGGTGCTGATCGGCTCGCAGGCACACGGCTTGGCCGGAACCGGCAGCGACGCAGATTACCGAAGCGTCTTTGTCGTGCCGACCGAGGAACTCTTCAGAGTCGGCTTCAAGCCACACGGCCCGCGCATGACCAAAGGGAGCGGCGATGAGACGGCGTGGGAAGTCGGCGTGTTCCTCAGTCTCGCGATCGACTGTTATCCGCTGGCACTCGAAACCCTCGTCGCTCCAACGGTGTCGGCGGACGAATGGGGTCACGCTTTGCGTGAGCTGTTTCCGTCGCTCTGGTCTCCCCACCAGGCGTACGAAGCCTTTCTGTCCTACGCCCACAATCAGCGCAAGAAGTTCCTCGAAAAGAAGGATGGGCGACCGGCCAAATATGCCGCGGCCTATCTCCGAGTCCTGTACAACCTATGTGAACTGCTGGAACGCGGGAGCTTCACGGTTCGCATCCTCGACACGCCGGTTGGACCCGACGTGGCGCGGTTGAAAACCGGGGACTATCGAATCGGAGAGGTCATCGACCTCGGCGAACGGTGGACGGAAGAGGCGGGCGCCCGTCTCGCGCGCTGCCGCCATCAGGGCAATCCCAAGGCGGTCGATGAATTCGCGATTGCACTTCGCCGCGCCTTCCTGACGTAA